In one window of Tumebacillus algifaecis DNA:
- a CDS encoding protease complex subunit PrcB family protein, with amino-acid sequence MNKQHVTRNELHTKVLEIGSFAAPDAIDRPNEEVTRLEAAMMLSNMLPAMNSGIAGALKAPFPDITTLTAEQQAAVAHMYHLGLMVGNVAGNFEPHLKLRQDEAVQILHLTQQRLQARKRSVPFEVIHNAEDLPQQVANSAAGAMIDPGFQVVHSEAATYVIVSGGERPTGGYSIEPTSVVQANGQIEIQVELIRPDPEMMHLQAFTYPQLILRLPKLDQPIVLLNLSDLTV; translated from the coding sequence ATGAACAAACAGCATGTCACCCGTAACGAGCTACATACAAAGGTTCTAGAGATCGGCAGTTTTGCTGCGCCAGACGCGATTGATCGTCCAAACGAAGAGGTCACGCGACTTGAAGCAGCCATGATGTTGAGCAACATGCTTCCGGCGATGAACTCTGGGATCGCCGGCGCTTTGAAAGCGCCGTTTCCAGACATCACAACGCTTACTGCCGAGCAGCAGGCGGCTGTTGCTCACATGTACCACCTTGGACTCATGGTCGGTAACGTTGCGGGCAACTTCGAGCCGCACCTCAAACTGAGGCAAGACGAGGCCGTGCAGATCTTGCACCTCACGCAACAGCGTCTACAGGCCCGCAAGCGCTCGGTCCCCTTTGAAGTGATCCACAACGCAGAAGACCTCCCGCAACAGGTAGCAAACAGCGCCGCTGGAGCGATGATCGACCCAGGCTTTCAAGTCGTGCACAGTGAAGCGGCCACCTATGTCATCGTCTCCGGCGGCGAACGCCCGACTGGTGGCTACTCGATCGAGCCAACAAGCGTCGTCCAAGCGAACGGCCAAATTGAAATCCAAGTCGAGTTGATCCGCCCTGATCCTGAGATGATGCACCTTCAGGCGTTCACCTACCCACAACTCATCCTGCGCCTGCCCAAACTCGACCAGCCCATCGTCCTGCTCAATCTGTCCGACTTAACCGTCTAA